The Candidatus Sericytochromatia bacterium genome includes the window TTCGTCTTTCAGGGCGTTCACATGCTCTTCGACGGCCGGCCCGGGGAGCCTTGGGGAGACGCGCCGCGCAAGAGTCAGCTGGTCTTCATCGGGCGTAACCTCGATCGGCAAGCGCTCACGGAAGGGTTTCTGGCATGCCGAGCCTGAGCGCCGCCCCCGGCTGGCTCGGGGCCGCCGTCACCGCTCAGGCCCCCGATGCGGTTCAGGATCTCGCCTGGCACCCCAGCGAGCCCCGCTGCGCGCTGGGGCTGGTGGGCGGTGAGTGGCTGGAGTGGGGCCCCGAGGGTCTTGTCGGCGAGGTCCGGCCGGCCCACGCCGAGGGCTTGCTGGCACTGGCCTGGAGCCCGTTGGGCGATCGCCTGGCGACGGCCGGGCAGGATGGATGGGTCCGGCTGTGGGGGCGCGACGCGCGGCCGCTGGCGGGGCTGGAGCAGGGCGAGGCTTGGGTTTCCTCGCTGGCCTGGGCGCCGGACGGGGCCTGGCTGGCGGTGGCCTCCGGTCGCCACCTGGAGGTCTGGGACCTGCGGGGCGAGTCACCGCGCCGCCAGGGCCGGCTCGGCCCGCATGCCTCCACCATCACGGCCGTCGCCTGGCTGCCGAAGGAGGCCGGGATTGCGGTGGCCGCCTACGGCGGAGTGACGGTCTGGCCCTCGCCGAATGCCTCGCCCAGCCTCTGGGCGCGCCTGCGCGGCGCCGAGGACTTGCAGCCGCGTCACTTGTCGTTCAAGGGTTCGCTGCTGGCGCTGGCGGTCAGCCCGGATGGCCGTTTCTATGCCACCGGCAATCAAGATGGCACCGTTCATCTCTGGTATGCCGCGAGCGGGGCGGACCTCGAGATGACCGGTTACCCGACCAAGGTGCGTGAGCTGGCCTGGGATCCGCGCAGTCGCTTCATTGCCACCGGCGGGGCCTCCAGCGTGACGCTGTGGGACATGCGCGGGCGTGGCCCGGCCGGTTCGCGTCCGCTGGTGCTGGACGCTCATGCCGATTTTGTCACCGCGATCGACTGCCAACCGGCTGGCGACCTGCTCGCCTCGGCCGCGCGAGACGGCGAGGTCATGCTCTGGCGGCCCATGCGCGGACCGGATTTGCGCGGGCGGGAGTTGCAGGCCGCCGTGACCCTGGGCGAGCCGGCGGCGGCCTTGCGCTGGCGCCCGGATGGGCGCTCTCTGCTGGCGGCCGGCCGGGGCGGGCGTCTGCTCTCGTTCGCCGTGACCCGTTGAAACAGCCAGGAAGGAAGCCATGTCACTCGATCCTCACGCCACCGTGGGCCTGGCCGGCGCCTTCGTGCTCGGGCTGCGCCACGGCCTGGACCCCGACCACATCGCGGCCGTCGATGCGATGACCTACCGCGCGCTCGATGAGCGGCCCGCGCTGGCCCGCTGGGCCGGCACCCTGTTTGCCCTCGGGCACGGGGGGGTGGTGCTGGTGATTGCCGTGCTGGTCGGGGCGCTGGGGGCGCGCTATGCGGTGCCGGCGCCCTGGTCCGGTCTGCTGGAATGGGCCCCGGTCGTGCTGCTCAGCCTGCTGGGCCTGCTCAACCTGCGCGCCTTGCTGCGCCCCAGTGGCTATCAGCCGGCCACGCTACGGCTCTGGCTGGTGCCGCGAGCCTTGCGCGGAAGCACTCACCCGCTCGCCATGCTGGGCGTGGGGGCCGTGCTCGGACTGGTGTTCGATACGGCTACCCAGGCCGCGGCCTGGGGCTATGCCGCGAGCGCCCAGCAGGGCGTCTGGGGGGCGCTGGGCGTCGGGCTGGCCTTCACCCTGGGCATGGTCCTGACGGACTCCCTCGACGGCCGCTTGATGTGTCGTTTTCTGAGCGCGGCGTCACCCGAGGGAGCCCAGCTGTATCGCCGTGCCGTCGGCTGGTTCACGGTGGCGGTCTCGTTCACGGTGGTCGGCTACACGGCGCTGTCGGCCTGCTGGCCTCACTGGACCTTGCCGGATGCCTGGCTGACAGCTCTGGGCGCCGCGCTGGTGACCCTGATGGCAGCCGGTGTGCTCTGGCTGAACTTGCGGCGTCCCACGGCCTTGGCGCCCTCGGACCAGCCGGCCTGACGCGCCATAAGCTGGCTTTCAAGGAGAATTCGATGCCCCACGTCCCTTCACCTTGCACCGATCGCTGTGCGCGTGACCCGTATTTTGGTTGGTGTTCCGGTTGTTTTCGCACGGTCGAGGAGATCCGCGCCTGGCGGCAACTCGACGACCGTTCCCGCCTCTGGGTGGTGAAGCAGTGCGGGCGGCGCGCACGCCACGCGGCGGAGGTGTCCCGTGGCTAGTTCCCCTGCGAGTCCTCCGCGCGCGTATTTGCGGGGCCAGGTTCACCACGCCTTCGACACCGGCGCCCACGTCTCGGTGTTGCTGCGCGACCAGCCCGAGCTGCGTTTCGTCGGACAGGTCCTCGAGGTCGTCGACGATGCGTTCTCCGTCACCCACGTGGCGGACGGGGTGGCCTGGCGCTGGAGTTTCAGCTTCGACGATGTCTCTGCCCTGGGAATGCGCCTGGCACTCCCGAGCGAACCCGGTCTGGCGCCCGGCTGCCCGCGCCACGAGAGCCCTTGATTCAACGAGAGAGTAAGTACCATGGACTTCCAAGACCAGATCCTTCCCTGTGACGCTTGCGGTGGGACCTTTCGCTTTTCCGCTCAGGAGGCGTCCTTCTTCGCCGAGAAGGGTTTCAATGCGCCCAAGCGCTGTGCCGGCGCGCGCCGCGCCAAGAAACAGGGCTTGGCCTCACGCTATGCCAGTTGCCCCTTCGGTCCAGACGGCCAGGGGGCTCCGCGCGGCGG containing:
- a CDS encoding DUF1289 domain-containing protein, whose product is MPHVPSPCTDRCARDPYFGWCSGCFRTVEEIRAWRQLDDRSRLWVVKQCGRRARHAAEVSRG
- a CDS encoding nickel permease; its protein translation is MSLDPHATVGLAGAFVLGLRHGLDPDHIAAVDAMTYRALDERPALARWAGTLFALGHGGVVLVIAVLVGALGARYAVPAPWSGLLEWAPVVLLSLLGLLNLRALLRPSGYQPATLRLWLVPRALRGSTHPLAMLGVGAVLGLVFDTATQAAAWGYAASAQQGVWGALGVGLAFTLGMVLTDSLDGRLMCRFLSAASPEGAQLYRRAVGWFTVAVSFTVVGYTALSACWPHWTLPDAWLTALGAALVTLMAAGVLWLNLRRPTALAPSDQPA
- a CDS encoding WD40 repeat domain-containing protein, with product MPSLSAAPGWLGAAVTAQAPDAVQDLAWHPSEPRCALGLVGGEWLEWGPEGLVGEVRPAHAEGLLALAWSPLGDRLATAGQDGWVRLWGRDARPLAGLEQGEAWVSSLAWAPDGAWLAVASGRHLEVWDLRGESPRRQGRLGPHASTITAVAWLPKEAGIAVAAYGGVTVWPSPNASPSLWARLRGAEDLQPRHLSFKGSLLALAVSPDGRFYATGNQDGTVHLWYAASGADLEMTGYPTKVRELAWDPRSRFIATGGASSVTLWDMRGRGPAGSRPLVLDAHADFVTAIDCQPAGDLLASAARDGEVMLWRPMRGPDLRGRELQAAVTLGEPAAALRWRPDGRSLLAAGRGGRLLSFAVTR